From Chaetodon auriga isolate fChaAug3 chromosome 10, fChaAug3.hap1, whole genome shotgun sequence, a single genomic window includes:
- the zbtb46 gene encoding uncharacterized protein zbtb46 isoform X1, translated as MNNRKEDMEIASHYRQLLRELNEQRQHGILCDACVIVDGKIFKAHKNVLLGSSRYFKTLYCQVKKGAEPHHQTTVTHLDIVTATGFKAILDFMYSAHLALTSKNVIEVMSAASYLQMTDIVQACHSFIKAALDISIRSEMADELVDFEMGAVAAAGIGGGGGGGGGVGIPGAGGVVGAGLGGGGGGIVGMASEALASIMSGRSTSPWLARRTSPANSSGDSAIASCHEGGSTYGKEDQEPPKSHESQEEACHDSQPAWPHDYRPVTVKEEQVSPASSSHPRDTPRGAAQSQGEQGAGGAAGGGVEGPWQPLSGSGRRKNRKNKDTVRHITQQAERNWDRERDRERDRDSRPGSPLPSMLAVAGWNYNGQEIPGADVTEPNSSDSRGERLDFFLKQEEALTTEPSYLGPSESEEAGGGAVGGTISSVANLKAALMSKNSLLSLRAEMMGDDNPLLYEYLPKGGHSLSWLRSNNCCSTLRPGATGATIHNKQGAGSSPPPLPPPLLPLLPPHLPPSPPLPPSSTSAYCPPTPPTPLHPSEPRPLESPGLRAGAAPLRSEGLDMEVEEAPEGPEPSTLPEEGVKDKEDMKEYSTGDQSPVERDQMGEEGCAGGLTVPASGSVAGRGTKGLRVLGEEVGSVKRFLPEPSAWPSQGFACSLCKRLFSSLEHLREHEYRHTLSLMALSLDWPSMQGPHQQPTQPQSQPLHFHQSLYRPAVAEPAPARYLCSQCPASFTLKSNADRHEKTIHFKKKLMQCVYCLKHFRDRTDLHRHLSSVHSKERGYTCPACAKAFSTQKNLATHVKVCCQMGSMPGAVLGGGAGMEMSQGGVIDSLWRLSQEMKVENHNLSINVEN; from the exons ATGAACAACAGGAAGGAGGACATGGAGATCGCCTCTCACTACCGTCAGCTCCTCAGAGAGCTCAATGAGCAGAGGCAGCACGGCATCCTCTGCGACGCCTGTGTCATTGTGGACGGAAAGATTTTCAAGGCCCATAAGAACGTCCTCCTGGGCTCCTCACGCTACTTCAAGACTCTTTACTGCCAG GTTAAAAAGGGGGCAGAGCCTCACCACCAGACTACTGTCACTCACCTGGACATTGTCACAGCGACAGGCTTCAAAGCCATCCTGGACTTCATGTACTCAGCGCACCTCGCCCTCACCAGTAAGAACGTGATCGAGGTCATGTCAGCCGCCAGCTACCTGCAGATGACAGACATTGTCCAGGCCTGCCACAGCTTCATCAAGGCCGCACTGGACATCAGCATCCGCTCTGAGATGGCTGACGAACTGGTCGACTTTGAGATGggagctgttgctgctgcaggcatcggtggaggtggaggaggtggaggaggagtgggtATACCAGGAGCAGGGGGTGTTGTGGGAGCGGGTttagggggaggaggaggaggcataGTGGGCATGGCTTCTGAAGCCCTAGCCTCCATCATGTCAGGTCGCAGCACCTCGCCATGGCTGGCGCGCCGCACCAGCCCGGCCAACTCTTCTGGGGACTCAGCAATCGCCAGCTGCCACGAGGGAGGCAGCACGTATGGCAAGGAGGACCAAGAACCCCCCAAGAGCCATGAGAGCCAGGAGGAGGCCTGCCACGACTCCCAGCCCGCCTGGCCGCACGACTACAGGCCTGTCACCGTCAAAGAGGAACAGGTgtcccccgcctcctcctctcatccccgGGACACTCCCAGAGGGGCGGCCCAGAGCCAGGGGGAACAAGGGGCTGGAGGGGCTGCTGGGGGAGGTGTAGAGGGGCCCTGGCAACCCCTATCAGGGTCAGGGCGGAGAAAGAACAGGAAGAACAAGGACACGGTCAGACATATTACCCAGCAGGCTGAGAGGAACTGGGACAGAGAGCGGGACAGGGAGCGGGACAGGGACAGTAGGCCTGGATCTCCGCTGCCCTCCATGTTGGCTGTTGCTGGATGGAACTACAACGGACAGGAAATCCCAG GGGCAGACGTGACCGAACCCAACAGCTCAGACAGCCGAGGGGAACGCCTCGACTTCTTCCTCAAACAGGAAGAGGCTCTCACCACAGAGCCCAGCTACCTGGGTCCCAGCGAATCGGAGGAGGCTGGGGGAGGAGCGGTGGGCGGAACGATCTCATCTGTAGCCAATCTGAAGGCGGCGCTGATGAGTAAGAACAGCCTGCTGTCGCTGCGGGCTGAGATGATGGGAGATGATAACCCCTTGCTGTACGAGTACCTGCCCAAAGGAGGACACTCCCTGTCTT GGCTCCGCTCCAACAACTGCTGCAGCACGCTCCGGCCAGGGGCCACGGGGGCCACTATTCATAACAAACAGGGGGctggctcctctcctcctcctcttcctcctcctcttcttcctcttcttcctcctcatcttccaccatcaccaccactaCCGCCCTCATCAACATCAGCATACTGCCCACCCACTCCACCCACGCCACTGCACCCCTCTGAGCCTCGGCCCCTGGAGTCCCCCGGTCTGCGGGCTGGGGCAGCCCCACTGCGCTCAGAAGGGTTGGACATGGAAGTGGAAGAGGCCCCTGAGGGCCCGGAGCCCTCCACCCTGCCTGAG GAGGGtgtaaaagacaaagaagacatgaaggaataCAGCACAG GTGACCAGTCTCCTGTCGAGAGGGATCAGATGGGCGAGGAGGGCTGTGCTGGTGGCTTGACTGTGCCTGCGTCAGGGTCCGTGGCTGGCAGAGGGACTAAAGGGCTGAGGGTACTGGGAGAAGAGGTTGGGTCAGTGAAAAGATTCCTGCCAGAGCCCAGTGCCTGGCCCTCACAGGGGTTCGCCTGCTCCCTGTGCAAACGGCTGTTCAGCAGCCTGGAGCATCTCAGGGAACACGAGTACCGCCACACCCTGTCTCTGATGGCCTTGTCCCTGGACTGGCCAAGCATGCAGGGTCCGCACCAGCAACCTACCCAGCCCCAGTCCCAGCCTCTCCACTTCCACCAGTCTCTCTACCGCCCTGCAGTGGCCGAGCCAGCGCCGGCACGCTACCTCTGCTCCCAGTGCCCCGCCAGCTTCACCCTCAAATCCAACGCAGACCGACACGAAAAGACCATCCACTTCAAGAAGAAGttaatgcagtgtgtgtacTGTCTGAAACACTTCAGAGACCGCACAGACCTGCACAGGcacctgtcctctgtgcacTCCAAAGAGAGAGGGTACACCTGCCCTGCCTGTGCCAAGGCTTTTAGCACCCAGAAAAACCTGGCGACACATGTCAAAGTCTGCTGCCAGATGGGGTCAATGCCAGGAGCTGTACTGGGAGGCGGCGCTGGGATGGAAATGTCTCAGGGTGGGGTTATAGATTCACTGTGGCGGCTTTCTCAAGAGATGAAAGTCGAGAATCATAATCTCAGTATCAATGTGGAAAATTGA